TCCAAGAAATGGATTCATGAAGGAGGTTAAAACGACCAGCAGTAGTAGAATATTTCTATTGTACGAAGACTCGTGTGCCTGCATGCTAGCAATTTTGCTGATGTCGCCTAATAGGGAAACGACATAAATCTCTAAACCTTATAAGCCTAGCAACGATAGAGCAATTGCTGGTTTACTAATTAGAACCTACCGCTCTTCGATATATTGCTTTGCGGTTTTAACCGTAGAATAGAAGTAGCTTAATGCGGCTAAAAAGCTTTTCTGAACTTCGTTTGCCGCTACCGATTGACCGTTTACTTCTAGCGTCCTTGTAGCACAAGCATCGCCAATTACCGTACAGCTAAAGCCAAAATCCTTTGCGGCACGGGTTGTTGCATCAACGCACATGTGCGTCATCATTCCACAAATAACAACATCGGTTATGCCCTCTGCTTTCAAATGGCCAAGCAGGTCGGTTTCCCTAAAGCTGTTGGGGTAGTGCTTTACGACAACCTTTTCGCCATCCATTGGGCTTACACCCTTATATATCTCGGCTCCCTCTGTATTAGGAAGAAAGAACGTTGCGGTTGGCGATGTGGCAATATGCTGTACGTGAGCTATGGGTAGTCCTTTAGAACGAAACATATCCAACACCAAACGAGCATTCTCAGCCGCCCTATCGGCTCCTACTAGAGCCATCTTTCCTCCTTCAAAATAGTCATTTTGAACGTCGATTATCAACAATGCTTCTTTCATACTTTTCTACGTATTTGCATTCAATTGTAGCGTAACATCCTACTTAAAAATACAGAATCTCCCATTCCCCACCTACCTGAAGGAGCATATAGGGTTGTAAGCAGGAGTGCATGCAAGGTAGCATCTTTTAGCCTAAGCTGCATGGGCTAGGTGCAATTTAGGTGCAGCTGCTCATTATTGCAGCTTGGCTGTTCTTTCCGTAAGAAGTAGACTATAAGCACCTGTTTGGCAACCTAAACCTCAATATATTTTCAACAAGCGTTTTTTGTTTACTTAGCAACACCATGTTCAACCCATACCAGCTCCGAAATTTTATACCCTAAGCTGTCCGCCAAATGCAAATAGCGCTGCTTTATATCGTCGGGGATTGTGGTCTCGCGCGAAAGAATCCAAAGGTACTTCAAGCTTTTCCCTGCAACAAGCGCATACCGGTATTCGCTATCCAATGCGATAACGTTGTAGCCCGAATAGAAAGGCCCAAAAAACGACACTTTAAGCATCGCTACGCTGGGGTCGCCAACAGGCTTCGCCTTTCCAATAGCCTGCTTCCACTCTTTCGTGATGTAGTTATACCCCCTATTGTCAACGCGTATGCTCCCATCCTCATTTAGCGAGTAAGCTGCTGTGGTGTTATTCAGGTTGCGCTCATACTTAAAATCCAGCCGAGCGATTTC
This sequence is a window from Acetobacteroides hydrogenigenes. Protein-coding genes within it:
- a CDS encoding cysteine hydrolase family protein gives rise to the protein MKEALLIIDVQNDYFEGGKMALVGADRAAENARLVLDMFRSKGLPIAHVQHIATSPTATFFLPNTEGAEIYKGVSPMDGEKVVVKHYPNSFRETDLLGHLKAEGITDVVICGMMTHMCVDATTRAAKDFGFSCTVIGDACATRTLEVNGQSVAANEVQKSFLAALSYFYSTVKTAKQYIEER
- a CDS encoding lipocalin family protein — its product is MVDGRLLKGVLMGIVGVFSLGSCSTIPEGAKAVSPFDVNRYLGKWYEIARLDFKYERNLNNTTAAYSLNEDGSIRVDNRGYNYITKEWKQAIGKAKPVGDPSVAMLKVSFFGPFYSGYNVIALDSEYRYALVAGKSLKYLWILSRETTIPDDIKQRYLHLADSLGYKISELVWVEHGVAK